A stretch of the Veillonella parvula DSM 2008 genome encodes the following:
- a CDS encoding LutB/LldF family L-lactate oxidation iron-sulfur protein: MALIYDNRPYKTRIKECLADDFKVAAIKKAQDVFYDKRNTVVADVPEWLDFRAEAAKIRDHVLNNLDYYVSQFADNAEKAGSKVHFAFDDKEATQIALDILRQREAKMIVKSKTILTEEIGLNEVLEEAGIEVNETDLAEFILQTAVSPPSHIVVPGLHFERNKIREIFAEKLGYTGTENPTEMTHFVRGYVRERFLKADVGVNGCNFAVAESGTCTIVSNEGNGRMASSIPKTQLIFLGTERIVPDFKALDVMMEMLNRSAVGSKISNYFSMMTGPARSGEADGPEETHIIIIDNGRSGILGGTFQEMLRCIRCGACMNICPVYRHVSGHGYGSVYPGPMGAVLTPLFKGYDVAGDLPYASTLCGACTENCPVAIPLHELLMEHRHIMADIEKTRPKAEEAIFTAAAKMFGNATLFDLGTKAGAIGMNLISNKEGNMPEWTQAIPVMNGWTKSKELGSLKFKKFRDLYAEHEKNKKKEKK; this comes from the coding sequence ATGGCACTTATATATGACAATCGCCCCTATAAAACACGTATAAAAGAATGTTTGGCTGACGATTTCAAAGTTGCAGCTATTAAAAAAGCACAAGACGTGTTTTATGATAAACGTAATACAGTAGTTGCGGATGTTCCTGAATGGTTAGATTTCCGCGCTGAAGCGGCTAAAATTCGCGATCACGTACTAAACAACTTGGATTACTATGTAAGTCAATTTGCTGACAACGCTGAAAAAGCTGGTTCTAAAGTTCACTTTGCGTTCGATGACAAAGAAGCAACTCAAATTGCATTAGATATCCTTCGCCAACGCGAAGCAAAAATGATCGTTAAATCCAAAACTATCTTAACTGAAGAAATTGGTTTGAACGAAGTGTTAGAAGAAGCTGGTATTGAAGTTAACGAAACTGACTTGGCTGAATTTATTTTGCAAACTGCAGTAAGTCCCCCATCTCACATCGTAGTACCAGGTCTTCACTTTGAACGTAACAAAATCCGCGAAATTTTCGCTGAAAAATTAGGTTATACAGGAACTGAAAACCCTACGGAAATGACTCACTTTGTACGCGGTTATGTACGTGAGCGCTTCTTAAAAGCTGACGTAGGTGTTAACGGCTGTAACTTTGCAGTTGCTGAATCTGGTACATGTACAATCGTTTCCAACGAAGGTAACGGTCGTATGGCTAGTTCTATTCCTAAGACTCAATTGATCTTCTTAGGTACAGAACGTATTGTCCCTGATTTTAAAGCTCTTGATGTTATGATGGAAATGTTGAACCGTTCTGCAGTAGGTTCTAAAATTTCTAACTACTTCTCCATGATGACTGGCCCTGCGCGTTCTGGTGAAGCTGATGGTCCTGAAGAAACTCATATCATTATTATCGATAACGGACGCTCTGGCATCTTGGGTGGGACATTCCAAGAAATGCTACGTTGTATCCGTTGTGGCGCATGCATGAATATTTGTCCTGTATACCGTCACGTTTCCGGTCATGGATATGGTTCTGTATATCCAGGTCCAATGGGTGCTGTATTGACTCCATTATTCAAAGGTTACGATGTAGCCGGCGATCTTCCATATGCTTCTACATTATGCGGTGCATGTACAGAGAACTGTCCAGTAGCTATTCCATTGCATGAATTGTTGATGGAGCACCGTCATATCATGGCTGATATTGAAAAGACTCGTCCAAAAGCAGAAGAAGCTATCTTCACAGCAGCTGCTAAGATGTTCGGTAATGCAACATTATTTGATCTTGGTACAAAAGCTGGTGCTATCGGTATGAACTTAATTAGTAATAAAGAGGGTAACATGCCTGAATGGACTCAAGCTATTCCAGTTATGAATGGCTGGACTAAATCTAAAGAATTGGGTTCCTTGAAATTCAAGAAATTCCGTGATCTGTATGCTGAACATGAAAAGAACAAGAAGAAGGAGAAAAAATAA
- a CDS encoding cation:dicarboxylate symporter family transporter produces MNIPFFTDYLMLSNPLSIGIIAVFVLVLIGIYVLQRKGTSFGNLVIIGTIAGAVLGIAVQIIAGFPDDPSKVVYIKESTKWFSLVGGGFIDLIRMLVIPIVFISIVHVILHMEAGANLKKLVVAMISTNLGMVAVAAIVGLILGNAFGLGQGFDIVESGKKIREIKPMVDTFRALIPSNPIQAAAETNVIGIVVFAIILGSVARLLKQTGTNSMEVFTKLFDELHQLISWVADFIIGLMPYGVVALLASTLATRGVQAILDMGLFVVLLYVGLLIMFVVQAILITSFGYNPITYFKKAKAPLLLAFTSRSSMGVLPLTVETLTKRLGVNATTANTVASFGTTAGMQGCAGVFPALVVVYISNVANIPFDMTMYIMSVIVIAIGSVGIAGVPGTATMAASVSLSGTGLGAYFTSISPILAIDPLIDMGRTCLNVSGSLTNALVVDKIMGTIDKDAYNNPDEGRV; encoded by the coding sequence ATGAATATTCCATTCTTTACAGATTACCTCATGTTAAGCAATCCATTAAGTATTGGTATTATCGCGGTGTTCGTGCTCGTGTTAATAGGTATTTATGTATTGCAACGCAAGGGCACATCCTTCGGTAATCTCGTTATTATTGGTACTATTGCCGGTGCCGTACTTGGTATAGCGGTCCAAATTATTGCAGGCTTCCCTGATGATCCATCCAAAGTGGTTTATATCAAGGAAAGTACAAAGTGGTTCTCTCTCGTAGGGGGCGGTTTCATCGACTTAATCCGCATGCTTGTTATTCCTATCGTTTTTATCTCTATTGTTCACGTTATTTTGCACATGGAGGCAGGTGCTAATCTTAAAAAGTTAGTAGTTGCTATGATTTCTACGAATCTTGGCATGGTAGCCGTTGCTGCTATAGTCGGTCTAATTTTGGGGAATGCCTTCGGTTTAGGGCAAGGTTTTGATATTGTTGAATCTGGTAAGAAGATTCGTGAAATCAAACCTATGGTTGATACATTCCGAGCACTAATTCCAAGTAATCCAATTCAAGCGGCTGCTGAAACAAATGTTATCGGCATTGTTGTATTTGCAATTATCTTGGGTAGCGTAGCTCGTCTATTAAAACAAACAGGGACAAACTCTATGGAGGTATTCACAAAACTATTTGATGAACTTCATCAGTTGATTTCCTGGGTAGCTGATTTCATTATTGGTCTTATGCCATATGGTGTAGTTGCCTTATTAGCTTCTACATTGGCAACACGCGGTGTACAAGCTATTCTTGATATGGGCTTGTTCGTAGTATTACTTTACGTTGGCCTTTTGATTATGTTTGTTGTACAAGCAATCTTGATTACTAGCTTTGGTTACAATCCGATTACATACTTCAAGAAAGCAAAAGCACCACTCTTATTGGCGTTTACATCTCGTTCTTCAATGGGGGTATTGCCATTAACTGTAGAGACCTTGACAAAACGTCTTGGCGTAAATGCTACAACGGCTAATACGGTAGCTTCCTTCGGTACTACTGCGGGCATGCAAGGTTGTGCCGGCGTATTCCCTGCACTTGTTGTTGTTTACATTTCTAATGTAGCGAATATTCCATTCGATATGACTATGTACATCATGAGTGTTATCGTTATCGCTATCGGTTCCGTTGGTATCGCAGGTGTACCAGGTACTGCTACAATGGCTGCATCCGTATCCCTTAGTGGTACAGGCCTTGGTGCATACTTCACCTCCATTAGTCCAATCTTAGCTATCGATCCATTGATCGACATGGGCCGTACATGCTTGAACGTATCTGGTTCCTTAACAAATGCTCTCGTAGTAGATAAAATCATGGGAACTATCGATAAAGACGCATACAATAATCCTGATGAAGGTCGCGTATAA
- a CDS encoding S-layer homology domain-containing protein, with translation MKLNKLSLSLAITLALGSTFSMAHAETTATHIKSEVSNVATRAEVSAKADEHRVDTSVKNDAKRIDTSVKNDAKHGSTVVKRDAKHADASAKNAAKRTDTSVKNDAKRVNTSVKNDVKRIDTSVKNDVKEDAVKVEGKKAVKAKENLPAGIYPDTKDNWARDAIQAMTQAGYLSGYADNTFKPSAQITREQAAAIYGKVLQHNLNEQELAEIATKESSTAYSDVEADRWSSSAIKLVSAAGIMEGTSKTAFTPSKTMDREQFVASAASLAKKLNLSTPVKVEKVTFKDEASISSAYLADIQYMAQRGIVASGATENFNPKQPVTRAQAATILNRMLNGAGLATPKHSTTEAKAETTVKEDIKKADTAIEKEASKVNKDAKKDMSKTDKDMKKEAEKADKVAKAEAKKADKDLKGNKNAAVAEKAEPTHTVRPVRRSTLKALDQKQQAALEDKVFSELNKTYKTEDAFQNYGVMYWRDNQLHVALKTDSDISTVKANLANRGDSTVNNYVVVESSQYSQAEYDAIDTNFRNYYNKNEKAGTILATFPDVENNQLYAVVSTASKETQQGISKLFGSKVKMTVKR, from the coding sequence ATGAAACTAAATAAATTATCTTTGTCTTTAGCAATTACATTGGCCCTTGGTTCTACATTCAGCATGGCTCACGCTGAAACAACTGCGACTCATATAAAATCCGAAGTATCTAATGTGGCTACTAGAGCTGAGGTATCTGCTAAAGCAGATGAACACCGTGTTGATACATCTGTTAAAAACGATGCTAAACGTATTGATACATCCGTCAAAAATGATGCTAAACATGGTAGCACAGTTGTAAAACGTGATGCAAAACATGCTGATGCATCTGCTAAAAACGCTGCTAAACGCACTGATACATCCGTAAAAAATGATGCTAAACGCGTTAACACTTCTGTAAAAAATGACGTTAAACGCATTGATACTTCTGTAAAAAATGATGTAAAAGAAGATGCTGTAAAGGTAGAAGGTAAAAAAGCTGTAAAAGCTAAAGAAAACTTACCTGCTGGTATATACCCTGACACAAAAGATAACTGGGCTCGCGATGCTATCCAAGCAATGACACAAGCCGGTTACCTTTCTGGTTATGCTGATAATACATTCAAACCTAGTGCACAAATTACTCGTGAGCAAGCAGCTGCTATTTATGGCAAAGTGCTACAACACAACTTAAACGAACAAGAATTAGCGGAGATTGCAACAAAAGAATCCTCTACCGCCTACTCTGACGTGGAAGCAGATCGTTGGTCTAGCTCTGCTATCAAATTAGTTAGTGCTGCAGGCATAATGGAAGGCACATCTAAAACAGCTTTCACACCTAGCAAAACTATGGACCGCGAACAATTCGTTGCATCCGCCGCTAGCCTAGCTAAAAAATTAAATCTTTCTACACCTGTAAAAGTAGAAAAAGTAACATTTAAAGACGAAGCTAGCATCTCCTCTGCTTACTTGGCAGATATCCAATACATGGCTCAACGTGGCATCGTAGCATCTGGGGCAACAGAAAACTTTAACCCTAAACAACCTGTAACAAGAGCACAAGCGGCAACAATCTTGAACCGCATGCTTAATGGTGCTGGCCTTGCAACACCGAAACACAGTACAACTGAAGCTAAAGCTGAAACAACTGTAAAAGAAGATATAAAGAAAGCTGATACAGCAATCGAAAAAGAGGCCTCCAAAGTAAATAAAGATGCAAAAAAAGATATGTCCAAAACTGATAAAGACATGAAAAAAGAGGCAGAAAAGGCAGATAAAGTAGCCAAAGCTGAGGCAAAAAAAGCTGACAAAGACTTAAAGGGCAACAAAAATGCTGCAGTAGCAGAAAAAGCTGAGCCTACTCACACAGTTCGCCCTGTTCGTCGCAGCACACTAAAAGCACTTGATCAAAAGCAACAAGCTGCATTAGAAGACAAAGTATTTTCTGAATTAAATAAAACTTATAAAACAGAAGATGCATTCCAAAATTACGGCGTAATGTACTGGCGTGACAACCAATTACACGTAGCTTTGAAAACAGACAGCGATATTTCCACTGTAAAAGCTAACCTTGCAAACCGTGGTGATTCCACTGTAAATAACTATGTTGTAGTTGAATCTTCCCAGTACAGCCAAGCTGAATACGATGCAATTGATACAAACTTCCGCAACTACTACAACAAAAATGAAAAAGCAGGTACAATTCTAGCTACATTCCCTGATGTAGAAAATAACCAACTTTACGCAGTTGTATCTACAGCATCTAAAGAAACACAACAAGGGATCTCTAAATTATTCGGTTCCAAAGTAAAAATGACAGTAAAACGCTAA
- a CDS encoding LutC/YkgG family protein — protein sequence MDVAKRNQFIARLSRALGRDQEMCPAFVEGFDYSHGPQETMFQGLNRDQILTMFKEQCQRVGTKFVETTPDKLGETILAAIDDWGNGKIVFPSSPEVEEYKLKELFEQDAANNGGTRTYFQWDPAKGREECISNTANADIGITFPYCGIAETATVVQASGEDSGRVISLLPTTHIAVLYTDTINPRMTQTMEHLAERYHNDPAKFPTNICLISGPSRTADIELVTVDGAHGPIQVTYILVNR from the coding sequence ATGGATGTAGCTAAACGTAATCAATTTATTGCACGTTTATCTCGTGCATTAGGCCGTGATCAAGAAATGTGCCCTGCTTTTGTAGAAGGCTTTGATTATAGCCATGGTCCTCAAGAAACTATGTTCCAAGGTTTGAATCGCGATCAAATTTTGACAATGTTTAAGGAACAATGTCAACGTGTTGGTACAAAATTCGTTGAAACTACACCTGACAAATTAGGTGAAACAATTTTGGCAGCTATCGACGACTGGGGAAACGGTAAAATTGTATTCCCAAGCTCTCCTGAAGTAGAAGAATATAAATTAAAAGAATTGTTTGAACAAGATGCAGCTAATAATGGCGGCACTCGTACATACTTCCAATGGGATCCAGCTAAAGGTCGTGAAGAATGTATTTCTAATACTGCTAATGCTGATATTGGTATTACATTCCCATACTGCGGTATTGCGGAAACTGCTACTGTAGTACAAGCTTCTGGTGAGGATTCTGGCCGTGTGATTAGTTTGTTGCCTACAACACATATTGCGGTGTTGTATACTGACACAATTAATCCTCGCATGACACAAACAATGGAACATTTGGCTGAACGGTATCATAACGATCCAGCTAAGTTCCCTACAAATATCTGCTTGATTTCTGGTCCGTCCCGTACGGCGGATATCGAATTGGTAACTGTAGATGGTGCTCATGGGCCTATCCAAGTAACCTATATCTTAGTTAATAGATAA
- a CDS encoding class II fumarate hydratase, giving the protein METRIEYDSMGPVEVDARRIYGPQTQRSFNNFKIGDHRIPIEQIKALALVKKACALTNAKCGAVTEEKAKLIAQVVDEIVDGKWDEEFPLTVFQTGSGTQTNMNVNEVIAHRAKQLDESNPLHPNDDVNRGQSTNDTFPTAMHICAYFEITKRVIPALDGLIESFEKLQKKGKGLQKVGRTHLQDATFIMVDQEISAFVDGLKTAKTMLVQNADHLLDVALGGTAVGTGVNTPKGYLDVMETVLPEVTGAPFRVKNNKFQGLALKDAFMMAHGALNTLATTLFKIANDVRFLGSGPRCGYGEWHLPENEPGSSIMPGKVNPTQCEALTMVCAQVFGHNTTMTLCAGSGAFQLNVYMPIMIYDFVESCRLLADAMNSFTTHCIDGVEFVPEKLNFFVEQSLMIATSLTPYIGYDKSAKVVKEAYKRGCSIKEIILEEKLMTEDEFAEAVRMK; this is encoded by the coding sequence ATGGAAACAAGAATTGAATATGATTCAATGGGACCAGTCGAAGTCGACGCTAGACGAATTTACGGACCTCAAACGCAACGCTCGTTCAATAACTTTAAGATCGGTGACCACCGTATCCCTATTGAGCAAATCAAAGCGCTTGCGCTTGTAAAAAAAGCATGTGCTTTAACCAATGCAAAGTGTGGCGCAGTAACTGAGGAAAAAGCGAAACTCATCGCTCAAGTAGTAGATGAGATCGTGGACGGCAAATGGGATGAAGAATTTCCATTAACTGTATTCCAAACAGGTTCTGGCACACAAACGAATATGAATGTGAACGAGGTAATCGCTCACCGGGCTAAACAGTTAGATGAAAGCAATCCGCTTCATCCTAACGACGATGTAAACCGCGGCCAAAGTACAAACGATACATTTCCTACGGCAATGCATATCTGTGCGTACTTTGAAATTACAAAACGCGTAATTCCTGCATTGGATGGCCTTATCGAATCCTTTGAAAAATTGCAAAAAAAAGGAAAAGGCTTGCAAAAAGTTGGTCGTACACACCTACAAGATGCTACTTTCATCATGGTGGACCAAGAAATCAGTGCCTTTGTGGACGGTCTAAAAACTGCCAAAACTATGCTCGTTCAAAATGCTGACCACCTCCTCGACGTAGCCCTCGGCGGTACTGCCGTTGGTACAGGTGTGAACACGCCTAAAGGCTATCTAGACGTTATGGAAACTGTATTACCAGAGGTAACAGGCGCTCCATTCCGCGTGAAGAACAACAAATTCCAAGGACTTGCCCTCAAAGATGCGTTCATGATGGCTCACGGGGCACTCAATACGTTAGCTACTACACTATTCAAAATCGCTAATGATGTTCGTTTCTTAGGCTCTGGCCCTCGCTGTGGCTATGGCGAATGGCATCTTCCTGAAAACGAACCGGGCTCCTCCATCATGCCAGGCAAGGTAAATCCTACACAATGTGAAGCCTTGACCATGGTATGCGCCCAAGTATTCGGCCATAATACGACTATGACACTCTGTGCAGGTAGCGGTGCATTCCAATTGAACGTGTACATGCCTATCATGATCTATGACTTTGTTGAAAGCTGTCGCCTCCTTGCAGATGCTATGAATTCGTTCACAACACACTGTATCGACGGCGTAGAATTTGTGCCTGAAAAACTCAACTTCTTCGTAGAACAATCTCTCATGATTGCTACATCCTTAACACCATATATTGGCTACGACAAGAGCGCTAAGGTGGTAAAAGAAGCGTACAAACGCGGTTGCTCTATTAAAGAAATCATCTTGGAAGAAAAACTCATGACCGAAGACGAATTTGCTGAAGCAGTTCGCATGAAATAA
- a CDS encoding OPT family oligopeptide transporter: MKHDFTSHDLHLPELTLRGMLLGALITVIFTASNVYLGLKVGLTFSSSIPAAIISMAILRFFKDSNVLENNMVQTQASAAGTLSAIIFILPGLLMLGYWNGFPFWQTFLLCACGGSLGVLFTIPLRRAMVVNSDLPYPEGRAAAEILKVGSHNGEQGPQSSSGMTDIVSGGFVAGLISLCANGFKVLGDSMSFWIPVGSKGITQIPLGFSTALLGAGYLIGIASGIAILVGVLIAWAGFVPYFTNMFAPDGGATAKFAMAVWKSKVRFIGAGAIGIAAIWTLITLIKPIIEGMKISVKSMNSSSAERELHRMDTDMSTKSVLGVFILILIGLVFTFWDFVSVVPISAGLMWTLVVVGIVVALLIGFFVAAACGYMAGLIGTSASPISGIGILATIISSLVVYFIAAENNLFATQEGVQFATAMAIFMTSVVIAIASISNDNLQDLKTGQLVGATPWRQQIALLLGSVAGAIAIAPVLNLLYQAYGFTGALPRAEMDPNAALSAPQATLMTTIAQGIFNSSMDWDYILIGVGVGVVAIIVNLILKSTTATLTLPPLAVGMGIYLPPTLEVPLIIGSFISYFVGRYLVARAKMRAGELADYDVEQSNRRGVLFASGLIVGESLIGVIIAVIIVLSVTTGGGEAPLELVGPEFESTAQWLGLLAFIFAGLYLVRRVVTHKFNKEEALAMKAEQEQ, encoded by the coding sequence ATGAAACATGACTTTACGAGCCATGACCTTCATCTGCCGGAACTGACGTTACGTGGGATGCTACTTGGTGCATTGATTACTGTTATTTTTACAGCATCTAACGTATATCTTGGTTTGAAGGTTGGTTTGACGTTCTCGTCATCCATTCCGGCTGCTATTATTTCAATGGCGATTTTGCGTTTTTTCAAGGATTCTAACGTTCTTGAAAATAACATGGTACAAACGCAGGCTTCTGCCGCTGGTACATTGTCCGCCATTATCTTTATCTTGCCAGGTTTACTCATGCTTGGGTATTGGAATGGCTTTCCATTCTGGCAAACATTTTTGCTCTGTGCCTGTGGTGGTTCTCTAGGTGTATTATTCACCATCCCATTGCGTCGTGCCATGGTAGTGAATAGTGATCTACCATATCCTGAAGGCCGTGCAGCAGCAGAAATTTTAAAGGTTGGCTCTCACAATGGTGAACAAGGTCCTCAATCTAGCTCCGGTATGACCGATATCGTGTCCGGTGGCTTTGTAGCTGGCCTTATTAGCCTTTGTGCAAATGGTTTCAAAGTGCTTGGCGATAGCATGAGCTTCTGGATTCCTGTAGGTAGCAAAGGTATTACTCAAATTCCTTTGGGCTTCTCTACAGCGTTGTTAGGTGCTGGTTATCTTATTGGTATCGCCTCTGGTATCGCTATCCTCGTTGGTGTACTCATCGCGTGGGCTGGCTTCGTACCTTACTTCACTAATATGTTTGCTCCAGATGGCGGTGCTACTGCCAAGTTTGCAATGGCTGTTTGGAAATCTAAAGTTCGTTTCATCGGTGCTGGTGCTATTGGTATTGCTGCGATTTGGACTTTGATTACCTTAATCAAACCTATCATCGAAGGCATGAAGATTTCTGTAAAATCTATGAATAGCAGTTCTGCTGAACGTGAATTGCATCGTATGGATACAGATATGAGTACAAAATCCGTTTTAGGTGTATTCATACTTATTCTTATTGGATTAGTATTTACATTCTGGGATTTCGTATCTGTCGTACCTATTAGTGCAGGTTTAATGTGGACACTCGTTGTAGTAGGTATCGTAGTAGCTTTATTGATTGGCTTCTTCGTAGCTGCAGCATGTGGCTATATGGCAGGCCTTATAGGTACATCTGCTTCTCCAATTTCTGGTATCGGTATTTTAGCGACTATTATTTCTTCCTTGGTTGTATACTTTATCGCAGCGGAAAATAATTTATTTGCTACACAAGAAGGTGTTCAGTTCGCTACCGCTATGGCTATCTTTATGACATCCGTAGTTATTGCGATTGCATCTATTTCTAATGATAATTTACAAGATTTGAAGACTGGCCAACTCGTTGGTGCTACACCTTGGCGTCAACAAATTGCCTTGTTACTTGGTTCTGTAGCCGGTGCCATTGCAATTGCTCCAGTTCTTAACTTGCTTTACCAAGCATACGGTTTCACAGGTGCGTTACCACGTGCTGAAATGGATCCAAACGCTGCATTATCTGCTCCTCAAGCGACTTTGATGACTACCATTGCGCAAGGTATCTTCAACTCTAGCATGGATTGGGATTATATCTTAATCGGTGTTGGCGTTGGTGTTGTGGCTATTATCGTCAACTTGATTCTCAAGAGCACAACTGCTACCTTAACATTGCCTCCGTTGGCTGTTGGTATGGGTATTTATTTACCACCTACTTTAGAAGTACCACTTATTATTGGTTCTTTCATCAGCTACTTCGTAGGTCGTTATCTTGTAGCTCGTGCTAAAATGCGTGCCGGTGAGCTTGCTGACTACGATGTAGAGCAATCCAATCGCCGCGGTGTTCTCTTTGCTTCTGGTCTGATCGTTGGTGAAAGCTTGATTGGTGTAATCATAGCTGTTATTATTGTATTGTCTGTTACAACTGGTGGTGGGGAAGCTCCACTTGAATTAGTAGGTCCTGAATTTGAAAGCACAGCACAATGGTTAGGATTGCTTGCATTCATATTCGCTGGTCTCTATCTTGTTCGCCGTGTTGTTACACACAAGTTCAATAAAGAAGAAGCTCTTGCTATGAAAGCTGAGCAAGAACAATAA
- a CDS encoding (Fe-S)-binding protein, with translation MKIHLFQQCLIDMFYPHVGMAGVEVLERLGCELVVPKKQVCCGQMFTNSGYNDAAMDAIKNTIECFENAEYVVSMSGSCAFAIRDEYHHFLKDQPEWLARAEKLSGKIYEFTQFITDVLGVEDVGARFNESVTYHTSCHVTRLMGIKEPPFKLLKNVKDINLIELPRADRCCGFGGTFSVKNPEISEVMTREKALEIAGTGANVISGSDQACLMNIAGMLDRLHKEGEIDRRIKVMHIAEILNCR, from the coding sequence ATGAAAATTCATCTTTTCCAACAGTGTTTGATTGACATGTTCTACCCTCATGTAGGTATGGCTGGTGTAGAAGTACTTGAAAGATTAGGTTGTGAGCTTGTAGTACCTAAGAAACAAGTATGCTGTGGACAAATGTTTACTAACTCCGGTTACAATGACGCAGCTATGGATGCAATTAAGAATACAATCGAATGCTTTGAGAACGCTGAATATGTAGTCAGCATGTCCGGTTCTTGCGCTTTTGCAATCCGCGATGAATATCATCATTTCTTAAAAGATCAACCAGAGTGGTTGGCGCGCGCAGAAAAATTGAGTGGTAAAATTTACGAATTCACTCAATTTATTACTGACGTATTAGGTGTTGAAGATGTAGGGGCTCGTTTCAACGAATCCGTAACATACCATACATCTTGCCACGTAACTCGTTTGATGGGCATTAAAGAGCCTCCTTTCAAACTCCTTAAAAACGTTAAAGATATCAACTTGATTGAATTACCACGTGCAGATCGTTGCTGTGGTTTCGGCGGTACTTTCTCAGTTAAAAACCCTGAAATCAGTGAAGTTATGACACGCGAAAAAGCATTGGAAATTGCTGGCACAGGTGCTAACGTTATCTCCGGTTCTGACCAAGCGTGCTTGATGAACATCGCTGGTATGCTTGATCGCCTTCATAAAGAAGGCGAAATTGATCGCCGTATCAAAGTTATGCATATTGCTGAAATCTTAAACTGCCGTTAA
- a CDS encoding S-layer homology domain-containing protein, protein MYKNTPYALRALVLGTLLTTTGLGFASANTTTTTHAPATTVKSTKMETTRADVAKTEVAKMDLAKMEATKTETAKIKSTNTASPAIVNTSIGTPQDIQKIRAHIFTDVPSDFWAANSISTVTKANLMKGYSDGTFRPNQPMTREEVAALFNNITDDGTAAFLSSKFKDITSDRWSALAIESVARKNIISGYGDDTYKPEKYMSRQEFAVVADNYIHYLGYTTEDPTVLDNISYGDQKFVAPWAQDAVRELAYLGFTNYAPGTLFNPEKYVTRAEAAEIAYRMTQTEQALAFHNTLFKQQVENKTANIIDKALGYGNDFTKFRQDGALFWEAGQLHASLTDQKKTDLVSKAITEAHDPQLDRTVVVSKGKLNQAQLEEYQSDAIALYQQKEPKGKILSISPNTDTSALLITVDSIQKSTLKAFKKKFHDNVFLQLPPEPLTNSDGNIQFPLPPRVNYYNDKQ, encoded by the coding sequence ATGTACAAGAATACCCCTTACGCATTACGTGCCCTCGTGCTCGGCACATTATTGACTACAACAGGCCTTGGTTTTGCTTCTGCAAACACAACCACTACAACTCATGCTCCTGCAACCACTGTTAAATCCACTAAAATGGAAACTACTAGAGCAGATGTAGCTAAAACAGAAGTAGCTAAAATGGATCTTGCTAAAATGGAAGCTACCAAAACCGAAACAGCTAAAATTAAATCTACTAATACTGCATCACCTGCAATTGTAAACACCTCTATTGGTACACCTCAAGATATTCAAAAAATCCGCGCCCACATCTTTACAGATGTGCCTAGTGATTTTTGGGCAGCTAACTCGATTAGCACTGTAACAAAAGCTAACCTAATGAAGGGGTATTCCGATGGTACATTCCGACCTAACCAACCTATGACACGTGAAGAAGTAGCAGCGCTCTTTAACAATATTACGGATGATGGTACGGCCGCCTTTTTATCAAGTAAATTTAAAGATATTACATCTGACCGTTGGTCTGCTCTTGCTATTGAATCTGTAGCGCGCAAGAATATCATCAGCGGATATGGTGATGACACATATAAACCAGAAAAATATATGTCTCGCCAAGAGTTTGCTGTAGTAGCAGATAACTATATCCATTATTTAGGATATACCACTGAAGACCCAACAGTTCTTGATAATATATCCTATGGAGACCAAAAATTCGTGGCTCCTTGGGCACAAGATGCCGTTCGAGAGCTTGCCTATCTTGGGTTCACAAACTACGCTCCAGGTACATTATTTAACCCTGAAAAATATGTAACTCGTGCAGAAGCCGCGGAAATTGCGTACCGCATGACACAAACAGAACAAGCACTTGCCTTCCACAACACATTGTTCAAGCAACAAGTAGAAAATAAAACAGCTAATATCATCGACAAAGCATTAGGCTATGGCAACGATTTCACCAAATTTCGTCAAGATGGGGCTCTCTTCTGGGAGGCAGGCCAATTACATGCATCTTTAACAGATCAAAAGAAAACTGACCTCGTCTCCAAAGCTATTACAGAGGCTCATGATCCACAGCTAGATAGAACTGTAGTCGTGTCAAAAGGTAAATTAAATCAGGCTCAACTAGAGGAGTATCAATCCGATGCCATCGCCCTTTACCAACAAAAAGAACCTAAAGGAAAGATCCTTTCCATCTCCCCAAATACTGATACGAGTGCCCTTCTCATTACCGTTGATTCTATTCAAAAATCGACGTTGAAAGCATTTAAAAAGAAATTCCATGATAATGTATTCTTACAATTACCACCGGAACCGCTTACAAACTCAGATGGAAACATTCAATTCCCATTACCGCCACGCGTAAACTATTATAACGACAAACAATAA